A single genomic interval of Saccharothrix saharensis harbors:
- a CDS encoding AMP-binding protein: protein MTAATTTLWGGPARPPCLLDSLVRAAREHPERVAVVDGDRSFTYARLHGWVGEVVALLHERGARPGDRVAVAGARSAEVVTAFLAVAAIGATYVPLDAEYPERRLTHMLADSGASLLLHAGARPAFDSPAVPVAVPPPGPGASYDVVACSPDLPVYVIYTSGSTGWPKGVAIPHSCLDGMAEWQRTHSPRPDLRTAQFAPLNFDVSFQEVLGTLCGGGTLVIVPEELRQDPFELLDWLVEHRVERLFLPNVALTMLAVAASAEDSLDHLSLVEVNTAGEQLVCTPPIRELFERLPGCRLTNHYGQSESAMVSSHVLTGPPSSWPALPPIGVPLPGCELLLDPTDPDVPDVGELLVAGLPVSSGYLNQPELNARRYVEVPRTPHGHTRAFRTGDLVRFADGVAWFLSRIDHDVKIRGYRVNPLEVDAWLLEQPGVAAAVCVVVEAGEGARSLRAAVTAKAGAELDVPGLLKTLEGVLPEHAVPQSIAVLPALPRTPSGKVDREAVSAALAAML from the coding sequence ATGACCGCTGCGACCACGACCCTGTGGGGCGGCCCGGCGCGACCGCCGTGCCTGCTCGACTCACTGGTCCGGGCGGCCCGCGAGCACCCGGAGCGGGTCGCGGTGGTCGACGGCGACCGCTCGTTCACCTACGCCCGGCTGCACGGGTGGGTCGGCGAGGTCGTCGCCCTGCTGCACGAGCGGGGCGCGCGGCCCGGTGACCGGGTCGCGGTGGCGGGCGCGCGCAGCGCCGAGGTCGTGACCGCGTTCCTGGCGGTGGCCGCGATCGGCGCCACCTACGTGCCGCTGGACGCGGAGTACCCGGAGCGCAGGTTGACCCACATGCTGGCCGACAGCGGCGCGTCGCTGCTGCTGCACGCCGGCGCGCGGCCCGCGTTCGACTCGCCCGCCGTGCCGGTGGCCGTGCCGCCGCCCGGGCCCGGCGCGTCCTACGACGTGGTGGCGTGCTCGCCCGACCTGCCGGTGTACGTGATCTACACGTCCGGGTCGACGGGCTGGCCGAAGGGTGTCGCCATCCCGCACAGCTGCCTGGACGGCATGGCCGAGTGGCAGCGCACCCACTCGCCGCGGCCGGACCTGCGCACCGCCCAGTTCGCGCCGCTGAACTTCGACGTGTCGTTCCAGGAGGTGCTGGGCACGCTGTGCGGCGGCGGCACGCTGGTGATCGTGCCCGAGGAGCTGCGGCAGGACCCGTTCGAGCTGCTGGACTGGCTCGTCGAGCACCGGGTCGAGCGGCTGTTCCTGCCCAACGTGGCGCTGACCATGCTGGCCGTGGCGGCGTCCGCCGAGGACTCCCTGGACCACCTGTCGCTGGTCGAGGTCAACACGGCGGGCGAGCAGCTGGTGTGCACGCCCCCGATCCGCGAGCTGTTCGAGCGGCTGCCGGGCTGCCGGCTGACCAACCACTACGGGCAGAGCGAGTCGGCGATGGTCAGCTCGCACGTGCTCACCGGGCCGCCCTCGTCGTGGCCCGCGCTGCCGCCGATCGGCGTGCCGCTGCCGGGCTGCGAGCTGCTGCTCGACCCGACCGACCCGGACGTGCCGGACGTGGGCGAGCTGCTGGTGGCGGGTCTTCCGGTGTCGTCGGGCTACCTGAACCAGCCCGAGCTGAACGCGCGCCGCTACGTGGAGGTGCCGCGGACCCCGCACGGCCACACGCGGGCGTTCCGCACCGGCGACCTGGTGCGGTTCGCGGACGGGGTGGCGTGGTTCCTCAGCCGCATCGACCACGACGTGAAGATCCGCGGCTACCGGGTGAACCCGCTGGAGGTGGACGCCTGGCTGCTGGAGCAGCCGGGGGTCGCCGCGGCGGTGTGCGTCGTGGTGGAGGCGGGCGAGGGCGCGCGGAGCCTGCGCGCCGCGGTCACCGCGAAGGCGGGCGCCGAGCTGGACGTGCCGGGCCTGCTCAAGACCCTGGAGGGGGTGCTGCCCGAGCACGCCGTGCCGCAGTCGATCGCCGTGCTGCCCGCGCTGCCGCGCACCCCGAGCGGGAAGGTCGACCGCGAGGCGGTGTCCGCCGCACTCGCCGCGATGCTCTGA
- a CDS encoding FMN-binding negative transcriptional regulator, which produces MYVPPMYRATHDEWPRAIVRDYPLATLVTNGPRTPLATHLPVVRPPGAPEDGDLVGATLWGHLNRANEHWRALADRPAAVLIFTGPNSYITPATYLTSPAAPTWDFVSVHLHGRVEPLDSREESLDVVKQTAEVFEAAFGDGWAAESSHEYFGRIVGDVGAFRFHVESVDSMFKLSQEKPPEVQARIMASLGEAGRGTALELCRIMRLHGLGRDEVEGT; this is translated from the coding sequence ATGTACGTGCCTCCGATGTACCGCGCCACCCACGACGAGTGGCCGCGCGCGATCGTGCGCGACTACCCGCTGGCCACGCTGGTCACGAACGGGCCGCGCACCCCGTTGGCCACCCACCTGCCCGTCGTCCGGCCGCCCGGCGCGCCCGAGGACGGTGACCTGGTCGGCGCCACGCTGTGGGGCCACCTCAACCGGGCGAACGAGCACTGGCGCGCGCTGGCCGACCGCCCGGCCGCGGTGCTGATCTTCACCGGGCCGAACTCCTACATCACGCCGGCCACCTACCTCACCTCGCCGGCCGCCCCGACCTGGGACTTCGTCTCCGTGCACCTGCACGGCCGGGTGGAGCCGCTGGACAGCCGGGAGGAGTCGTTGGACGTGGTGAAGCAGACGGCGGAGGTGTTCGAGGCCGCGTTCGGCGACGGGTGGGCGGCCGAGTCGTCGCACGAGTACTTCGGCCGGATCGTCGGGGACGTCGGCGCGTTCCGGTTCCACGTCGAGTCGGTGGACTCGATGTTCAAGCTCAGCCAGGAGAAACCCCCCGAGGTGCAGGCCCGGATCATGGCGAGCCTGGGCGAGGCCGGCCGCGGCACGGCGCTGGAGCTGTGCCGGATCATGCGCCTGCACGGGCTGGGGCGTGACGAAGTGGAGGGCACATGA
- a CDS encoding cytochrome P450 yields MRLSTPTGDEAVDLDAVDLFDAATYSDGDPHVVWHAMRERAPVHRQVLPDGRGFVSVTRHADVSAVLRDHTRFTSKRGTLLSILGGVDPAANKMMAASDPPVHTDMREPMAKALSFAALRSRHPSVLGVVRRMIAPLAGDEPWDVAQAGAGFPMEFTGALMGLPEEDWPELARLTTMAVAPEDPSFGAEAGHGSLSAAHHELFEYFGEQVQGRGERDDLIGFLKAMDLGGRGMRADELVYNCYSLLLGANVTTPHAVAATVLAFTEHPDEYARLTGDRDRTNLAVEEGLRWSSPANHFMRHAVGDTELSGQPIRAGEAVVAWLGSANRDERVFADPYRFDVARTPNRHVAFGFGPHYCIGAPLARIALRLLFGELVRLVERFELAGPVAHLRSNFVAGIRSMPVRAVLRPGAAAELEGGSDVVPAPSR; encoded by the coding sequence ATGAGGCTGAGCACACCGACCGGCGACGAGGCGGTCGACCTCGACGCGGTGGACCTGTTCGACGCCGCCACCTACTCCGACGGCGACCCGCACGTGGTGTGGCACGCCATGCGCGAGCGCGCTCCCGTGCACCGCCAGGTGCTGCCCGACGGGCGCGGGTTCGTGTCCGTGACGCGGCACGCCGACGTCAGCGCCGTGCTGCGCGACCACACCAGGTTCACCTCCAAGCGCGGCACGCTGCTGTCCATCCTCGGCGGCGTCGACCCGGCGGCGAACAAGATGATGGCCGCCAGCGACCCGCCCGTGCACACCGACATGCGCGAGCCGATGGCCAAGGCGCTGTCGTTCGCCGCGCTGCGCTCCCGCCACCCGTCGGTGCTCGGGGTGGTGCGGCGGATGATCGCACCGCTGGCGGGTGACGAGCCGTGGGACGTGGCGCAGGCGGGTGCGGGGTTCCCGATGGAGTTCACCGGCGCGCTGATGGGCCTGCCCGAGGAGGACTGGCCGGAGCTGGCCCGGCTCACCACGATGGCCGTCGCGCCGGAGGACCCGTCGTTCGGCGCCGAGGCCGGGCACGGTTCGCTGTCCGCCGCCCACCACGAGCTGTTCGAGTACTTCGGCGAGCAGGTCCAGGGCCGCGGCGAGCGCGACGACCTGATCGGGTTCCTCAAGGCGATGGACCTCGGCGGTCGTGGGATGCGCGCCGACGAGCTGGTCTACAACTGCTACAGCCTGCTGCTGGGAGCCAACGTCACCACACCGCACGCCGTGGCCGCGACCGTGCTGGCGTTCACCGAGCACCCCGACGAGTACGCGCGGCTGACCGGCGACCGCGACCGGACGAACCTCGCGGTGGAGGAAGGGCTGCGCTGGTCGTCGCCCGCGAACCACTTCATGCGCCACGCCGTGGGCGACACCGAGCTGAGCGGGCAGCCGATCCGGGCGGGCGAGGCGGTCGTGGCCTGGCTGGGTTCGGCCAACCGCGACGAGCGGGTCTTCGCCGACCCCTACCGGTTCGACGTCGCCCGCACGCCCAACCGCCACGTGGCGTTCGGGTTCGGCCCGCACTACTGCATCGGGGCGCCGCTGGCGCGGATCGCCTTGCGCCTGCTGTTCGGCGAGCTGGTGCGGCTGGTGGAGCGGTTCGAGCTCGCCGGTCCGGTGGCGCACTTGAGGTCCAACTTCGTGGCGGGCATCCGGAGCATGCCGGTGCGCGCCGTCCTGCGGCCCGGCGCCGCGGCCGAGCTGGAGGGAGGTTCCGATGTCGTCCCCGCCCCGTCGAGGTAG
- a CDS encoding carbamoyltransferase C-terminal domain-containing protein encodes MAEYVLSCYLTPPGEHAVLRPRHDQNISLWRRTATAVELVRLWEVERFSGQKHHYWPLYTPERARAVLTELLASEGLTLADIRTTWGTPGLPGAQDVPLPPGTGDYAVHSLAHLFSGLLMDSDVFAEGTIVAMAVDAAPDFVLEQDTKPYWYAGAVSQRGRITYAPVESPAPLYSAAEQLFGKEPGTLMALASASTNAIEFDVDRVTSLDLRGGRVHPVSEAVPLVESIVAAARDQLARQEPDPDFTEEENLQSAVMKVVQRACELIAERNVRRLLDLTGVDASTAYLSMSGGYALNCPTNTALLDRFGFRGLLAPPCANDSGQSYGLGLLGFHATGAFDTARHRLGTAYHGAEVTDLDEALAEFAPWVEDVSDFSPDRFVLDVAKAPLAWVDGAAEIGPRALCHRSLLGDPRSAKTKQLLNEHKQRQWWRPVAPVVLAEHAGEWFASDRPSPFMLEAVAVRPEVRDRVPAILHLDGSARHQTVTAADNPLLHRALRAFHDATGVPVLCNTSLNDRGEPIVDTAAEALTFCLRKGIAVAYVLGKRIALRVDAAAASLPPRTRRERLFAGQESDRDAAWHKWVAAGYTEAAMYLMTQMPQLRAEPEPDGAEDLNGLADYVGSVDPAFEFWVDEFRRDQGPGTRFPSGRHK; translated from the coding sequence GTGGCCGAGTACGTCCTGAGCTGTTACCTGACCCCGCCGGGCGAGCACGCCGTGCTCCGACCCCGGCACGACCAGAACATCAGCCTGTGGCGGCGCACCGCGACCGCCGTCGAGCTGGTCCGCTTGTGGGAGGTGGAGCGGTTCAGCGGCCAGAAGCACCACTACTGGCCGCTGTACACCCCCGAACGAGCCCGGGCCGTGCTGACCGAGCTCCTCGCCTCGGAAGGCCTGACCCTCGCCGACATCCGCACCACCTGGGGCACGCCGGGCCTGCCCGGCGCGCAGGACGTTCCCCTGCCGCCGGGCACCGGGGACTACGCCGTGCACTCGCTGGCCCACCTGTTCAGCGGGCTGCTGATGGACAGCGACGTCTTCGCCGAGGGCACGATCGTGGCGATGGCCGTGGACGCCGCGCCGGACTTCGTGCTGGAGCAGGACACCAAGCCCTACTGGTACGCGGGCGCGGTGTCGCAGCGGGGTCGGATCACCTACGCGCCGGTCGAGTCGCCCGCCCCGCTGTACTCGGCGGCCGAGCAGCTGTTCGGCAAGGAGCCGGGCACGCTGATGGCGCTGGCCTCCGCCTCGACCAACGCGATCGAGTTCGACGTCGACCGCGTGACCTCGCTCGACCTCCGCGGCGGCCGGGTGCACCCGGTGTCCGAGGCCGTCCCGTTGGTCGAGTCGATCGTCGCGGCCGCCCGCGACCAGTTGGCGCGCCAGGAACCCGACCCGGACTTCACCGAGGAGGAGAACCTCCAGAGCGCGGTGATGAAGGTCGTGCAGCGGGCGTGCGAGCTGATCGCCGAGCGCAACGTGCGCCGGCTGCTCGACCTGACCGGGGTCGACGCCTCGACCGCGTACCTGTCGATGAGCGGCGGCTACGCGCTCAACTGCCCGACCAACACCGCGCTGCTCGACCGGTTCGGCTTCCGCGGCCTGCTCGCGCCGCCGTGCGCCAACGACTCCGGCCAGTCCTACGGCCTGGGCCTGCTCGGCTTCCACGCCACCGGCGCGTTCGACACCGCGCGGCACCGGCTGGGCACCGCCTACCACGGCGCGGAGGTCACCGACCTGGACGAGGCGCTGGCCGAGTTCGCGCCGTGGGTCGAGGACGTCAGCGACTTCTCGCCCGACCGGTTCGTGCTCGACGTGGCGAAGGCGCCGCTGGCGTGGGTGGACGGCGCGGCCGAGATCGGGCCGCGCGCCCTGTGCCACCGCAGCCTGCTCGGTGACCCGCGGTCGGCGAAGACCAAGCAACTGCTCAACGAGCACAAGCAGCGCCAGTGGTGGCGGCCCGTCGCACCGGTCGTGCTGGCCGAGCACGCGGGGGAGTGGTTCGCCTCCGACCGCCCGTCGCCGTTCATGCTCGAAGCGGTCGCCGTGCGGCCGGAGGTGCGCGACCGGGTCCCCGCGATCCTGCACCTCGACGGCTCGGCCCGGCACCAGACCGTGACCGCCGCCGACAACCCGCTGCTGCACCGGGCGCTGCGCGCGTTCCACGACGCGACCGGCGTGCCCGTGCTGTGCAACACCTCCCTCAACGACCGCGGCGAGCCGATCGTCGACACCGCCGCCGAGGCGCTGACGTTCTGCCTGCGCAAGGGCATCGCCGTGGCGTACGTCCTGGGCAAGCGGATCGCGCTGCGCGTCGACGCCGCGGCGGCGTCCCTGCCACCGCGCACCCGCCGGGAGCGGCTGTTCGCCGGGCAGGAATCCGATCGCGACGCCGCGTGGCACAAGTGGGTGGCCGCCGGCTACACCGAAGCCGCGATGTACCTGATGACGCAGATGCCCCAATTGCGGGCCGAACCCGAACCGGATGGCGCCGAGGACCTGAATGGGTTGGCCGACTATGTTGGCTCGGTCGATCCGGCGTTCGAATTCTGGGTCGACGAGTTCCGACGCGACCAGGGACCGGGCACCCGGTTTCCCTCCGGAAGGCACAAGTGA
- a CDS encoding MFS transporter has translation MNGQPGSLFRQANFRNLWFGQTLSLFAAEITAGVIPLLAALTLNASVLEMGVLSAVSFLPYLVVSLFAGVWLDRLPKRPVIVAADLGRGILLLLVPLAAVLDLLSMPFLLVIAVLIGVGTVIADIGSASFLPSVVSRRDLVDGNGKLEISNNASRMAGEAVGGALVQVLTAPFALLFNTVAYALSAVFTQRIKVDPHAEPEDEEEQPDARKPDFWREVGEGLRFVFGNPIVRTLAITALLFNLFTFFIEPVFLIFITRTLALEPIYIGLILSSSGVGGVVGAVISGWVSRKLPLGTLLVVTQWLAGGASLLVPVATLVPKPAAVVLIIVMHFVDAVMVIVYNVNQRSYRSAVTPDALQGRMNASIRMIVMGVCPLGALLGGVVGNVLSATTALIIGSIGILSSGVYIACTRIRSVKEIPTEQPAA, from the coding sequence ATGAATGGCCAGCCAGGCAGCTTGTTCCGGCAGGCGAATTTCCGCAACCTGTGGTTCGGACAGACGCTGTCGTTGTTCGCGGCGGAGATCACCGCCGGTGTGATCCCGCTGCTCGCCGCGCTCACCCTGAACGCGAGCGTGCTGGAGATGGGCGTGCTGTCGGCGGTGTCGTTCCTGCCCTACCTCGTGGTGAGCCTGTTCGCGGGCGTGTGGCTGGACCGGTTGCCCAAGCGCCCGGTGATCGTGGCGGCGGACCTCGGGCGGGGGATCCTGCTGCTCCTCGTGCCGCTGGCCGCCGTGCTCGACCTGCTCAGCATGCCGTTCCTGCTGGTCATCGCGGTGCTGATCGGCGTGGGCACGGTGATCGCCGACATCGGCAGCGCCTCGTTCCTGCCCAGCGTGGTCAGCAGACGGGACCTGGTCGACGGCAACGGCAAGCTGGAGATCAGCAACAACGCCTCCCGCATGGCGGGCGAGGCGGTGGGCGGCGCGCTGGTGCAGGTGCTCACCGCGCCGTTCGCGCTGCTGTTCAACACCGTGGCCTACGCGCTGTCGGCGGTGTTCACGCAGCGCATCAAGGTCGATCCGCACGCCGAGCCCGAGGACGAGGAGGAGCAGCCCGACGCCCGCAAGCCGGACTTCTGGCGGGAGGTGGGTGAGGGCCTGCGGTTCGTCTTCGGGAACCCGATCGTGCGCACGCTCGCCATCACCGCGCTGCTGTTCAACCTGTTCACGTTCTTCATCGAGCCGGTGTTCCTGATCTTCATCACCCGCACGCTCGCGCTGGAACCGATCTACATCGGCCTCATCCTGTCCTCGTCCGGCGTGGGCGGCGTGGTGGGCGCCGTGATCTCCGGCTGGGTGTCGCGGAAGCTGCCGCTGGGCACGCTGCTGGTGGTCACGCAGTGGCTGGCGGGCGGCGCGTCCCTGCTGGTGCCCGTGGCCACGCTGGTGCCCAAGCCCGCGGCGGTGGTGCTGATCATCGTCATGCACTTCGTCGACGCGGTGATGGTCATCGTCTACAACGTCAACCAGCGCAGTTACCGGTCCGCGGTCACACCCGACGCCCTGCAGGGCCGGATGAACGCCTCGATCCGGATGATCGTGATGGGTGTCTGCCCGCTCGGCGCGCTGCTCGGCGGCGTGGTCGGCAACGTGCTCAGCGCCACCACCGCGCTCATCATCGGCTCGATCGGCATCCTCAGCTCCGGCGTCTACATCGCCTGCACCCGCATCCGCTCGGTCAAGGAGATCCCGACCGAGCAGCCCGCCGCCTGA
- a CDS encoding lysine N(6)-hydroxylase/L-ornithine N(5)-oxygenase family protein, giving the protein MAAVPRGITTAADVVGVGFGPSNLALAVALEEVGTLTAGFFERQPRFGWHRGMLLDGATMQVSFLKDLVSMRNPASRHSFVAYLHAKGRLPGFINSKTLYPLRVEFHDYLEWVAGHFADAVAYGSEVVGIEPVAEDGAVEHLDVLVRYDGLVTTHRARNVVIATGLVPVLPPGVRGSARVWHSSELLHRVDDLAAREPRQVAVIGAGQSAAEVTDYLHRALPGAEVLAVFSRYGYSVADDSPFANAVFDPEAVDLFFDAPPNARARLLAYHANTNYSVVDADLSAQLYRTRYREQVLGTSRLRIVNASRLHDLVETEEGVTLRVEHLPTGAVSALDVDAVVCATGYRPADPTPMLRGLAKLDEAGRPVLDRDYRVVTSDSVHCGIYLQGAVAEPSHGLSAGLLSTTAVRAGEIVRSIVDQGR; this is encoded by the coding sequence TTGGCTGCGGTACCGCGCGGGATCACCACGGCTGCCGACGTCGTCGGCGTCGGGTTCGGACCGTCGAACCTGGCGCTCGCGGTGGCGCTGGAGGAGGTCGGCACGCTGACGGCCGGCTTCTTCGAGCGCCAGCCGCGGTTCGGCTGGCACCGGGGGATGCTGCTCGACGGGGCGACGATGCAGGTGTCCTTCCTCAAGGACCTGGTGTCCATGCGCAACCCGGCGAGCAGGCACAGCTTCGTGGCCTACCTCCACGCCAAGGGCAGGCTGCCGGGGTTCATCAACAGCAAGACGCTCTACCCGCTGCGGGTCGAGTTCCACGACTACCTGGAGTGGGTGGCCGGGCACTTCGCCGACGCCGTCGCCTACGGCAGCGAGGTGGTGGGCATCGAACCGGTCGCCGAGGACGGTGCGGTCGAGCACCTGGACGTGCTGGTGCGCTACGACGGGCTGGTCACGACCCACCGCGCCCGCAACGTGGTGATCGCCACCGGCCTGGTGCCGGTGCTGCCGCCCGGCGTGCGCGGCTCGGCCCGCGTCTGGCACAGCAGCGAGCTGCTGCACCGGGTGGACGACCTGGCGGCCCGCGAGCCCCGCCAGGTGGCCGTGATCGGGGCGGGCCAGAGCGCCGCCGAGGTCACCGACTACCTGCACCGCGCGCTGCCCGGCGCGGAGGTGCTCGCGGTGTTCTCCCGGTACGGCTACAGCGTGGCCGACGACAGCCCGTTCGCCAACGCCGTGTTCGACCCCGAAGCGGTCGACCTGTTCTTCGACGCGCCGCCCAACGCCCGCGCCCGGCTGCTGGCCTACCACGCGAACACGAACTACTCGGTGGTGGACGCCGACCTGTCCGCGCAGCTGTACCGGACACGCTACCGGGAGCAGGTGCTGGGCACGTCGCGGTTGCGGATCGTCAACGCGTCGCGGTTGCACGACCTGGTCGAGACCGAGGAGGGGGTGACGCTGCGGGTCGAGCACCTGCCCACCGGCGCCGTGTCCGCGCTCGACGTGGACGCCGTGGTGTGCGCGACGGGCTACCGGCCCGCGGACCCGACGCCGATGCTGCGCGGCCTGGCCAAGCTCGACGAGGCGGGCCGGCCGGTCCTGGACCGGGACTACCGGGTGGTGACCTCGGACTCCGTGCACTGCGGCATCTACCTGCAGGGCGCGGTGGCCGAGCCGTCGCACGGGCTGTCCGCGGGCCTGCTGTCGACCACGGCCGTGCGGGCCGGGGAGATCGTCCGCTCGATCGTCGACCAGGGACGGTGA
- a CDS encoding thioesterase II family protein: MSSPPRRGRWLLRRPDPDAAARLFVFPYSGLGASMYARWPARVGSMEVCAVQPPGRENRIREPHYGGYADLAEAAVPLLLPYLDRPFAFFGHCGGALAAFATAVRLHETGGPAPTVLFMSSQVAPHEGPYGRFLSMTDAELGVELAGLTRAMGGDPDPDMIDLGLGVLRADIGANQRYRLDEPMTLSSAVCAVGWADDVEIRPDQMGGWREYAPDGRFSAPVLTGGHHAFLAAPEHLVAELDQTMTKALAAQPGGRAWPSTS; the protein is encoded by the coding sequence ATGTCGTCCCCGCCCCGTCGAGGTAGGTGGTTGCTGCGGCGGCCCGACCCGGACGCCGCCGCCCGCCTGTTCGTCTTCCCCTACTCCGGGCTGGGCGCGTCGATGTACGCCCGGTGGCCCGCGCGGGTCGGGTCGATGGAGGTCTGCGCGGTGCAGCCGCCGGGCCGGGAGAACCGCATCCGCGAGCCGCACTACGGTGGCTACGCCGACCTCGCCGAGGCCGCCGTGCCGCTGCTGCTGCCGTACCTGGACCGGCCGTTCGCGTTCTTCGGCCACTGCGGCGGCGCGCTCGCCGCGTTCGCCACGGCCGTGCGGCTGCACGAGACGGGAGGACCGGCGCCCACCGTGCTGTTCATGTCCTCGCAGGTGGCCCCGCACGAGGGCCCGTACGGTCGGTTCCTGTCCATGACCGACGCCGAGCTGGGCGTCGAGCTGGCCGGCCTGACCCGCGCGATGGGCGGCGACCCGGACCCGGACATGATCGACCTGGGGCTCGGCGTGCTGCGCGCCGACATCGGCGCGAACCAGCGCTACCGGCTGGACGAGCCGATGACCCTGTCGAGCGCGGTGTGCGCCGTCGGGTGGGCCGACGACGTCGAGATCCGGCCGGACCAGATGGGCGGTTGGCGCGAGTACGCGCCGGACGGCCGGTTCTCCGCGCCCGTGCTGACCGGGGGGCACCACGCGTTCCTGGCCGCGCCCGAGCACCTGGTGGCCGAGCTCGACCAGACGATGACCAAGGCACTCGCCGCACAACCAGGGGGACGAGCGTGGCCGAGTACGTCCTGA
- a CDS encoding non-ribosomal peptide synthetase has protein sequence MRTIPALFARQVAAVPRRTAVTGSGQRLSYAELDEASARLAHALGARGVRRGHVVAVHLARSPLLAVALLGILRAGACYLALDPNDPPERRAAVLADAGATVVLTEDDVLVDGPRGQDVEVDADDLAYIAYTSGSTGTPKGVCVPHRAVARLVDGPDFVTFTADDVVLQYAPIAFDASTLEVWGALLNGARLAVAPPGDLSPAEVADVVRAEGVTVAWLTAGLFHQVVDTAPADLKGVRQLIAGGDVLSPSHVDKAVALLPDTVLVNGYGPTENTTFTCCHPVRGRLTTATVPIGKPIRGGAVHLLDADLRPVPDGEVGELYAAGDGLARGYLDRPALTAERFLPDPGTPGGRMYRTGDLARRLPDGAYEFVGRADAQVKLRGFRVEPGEVEAALAAHPDVADAAVVAQPDRSGGKRLAAFYTTEGLVSAAELRRTLAAALPRYMVPATFSRLPALPLTPNGKVDRAALAATPVRARPDLDTDYRPPDGELEQWLARLWADVLEVDEVGVDDDFFELGGHSLLATMITTEIANERGTFVRARTFYENPTIAELAEHLDAAGGRR, from the coding sequence ATGCGGACGATCCCGGCGTTGTTCGCGCGCCAAGTCGCCGCCGTGCCGCGGCGGACCGCCGTGACCGGGTCAGGGCAGCGGCTGTCCTACGCGGAGCTGGACGAGGCGTCCGCCCGCCTGGCCCACGCGCTGGGCGCGCGCGGTGTGCGGCGCGGGCACGTGGTGGCCGTCCACCTGGCGCGGTCGCCGCTGCTCGCCGTGGCGTTGCTGGGCATCCTCCGCGCCGGGGCGTGCTACCTGGCGCTGGACCCGAACGACCCGCCCGAGCGGCGGGCCGCCGTGCTCGCCGACGCGGGGGCGACCGTGGTGCTGACCGAGGACGACGTCCTGGTCGACGGACCGCGCGGTCAGGACGTCGAGGTCGACGCGGACGATCTGGCCTACATCGCCTACACCTCCGGGTCCACCGGCACGCCGAAGGGCGTGTGCGTGCCCCACCGCGCGGTGGCCCGGCTCGTGGACGGGCCGGACTTCGTCACGTTCACCGCGGACGACGTCGTCCTCCAGTACGCCCCGATCGCCTTCGACGCCTCCACGCTGGAGGTGTGGGGCGCCCTGCTCAACGGCGCCCGCCTGGCCGTGGCGCCGCCCGGCGACCTGTCGCCCGCGGAGGTCGCGGACGTCGTGCGCGCCGAGGGCGTCACCGTGGCGTGGCTGACCGCCGGCCTGTTCCACCAGGTCGTCGACACCGCCCCGGCCGATCTCAAGGGCGTGCGGCAGCTCATCGCCGGTGGTGACGTGCTGTCACCGTCCCACGTGGACAAAGCGGTGGCGCTGCTGCCGGACACCGTCCTGGTCAACGGCTACGGCCCCACCGAGAACACCACCTTCACCTGCTGCCACCCCGTCCGCGGGCGGCTCACCACGGCGACCGTGCCGATCGGCAAGCCGATCCGCGGCGGTGCGGTGCACCTGCTCGACGCCGACCTGCGGCCGGTGCCGGACGGCGAGGTCGGCGAGCTGTACGCGGCGGGCGACGGCCTGGCGCGCGGTTACCTGGACCGACCCGCGCTGACCGCCGAGCGGTTCCTGCCCGACCCGGGGACACCCGGCGGGCGCATGTACCGAACCGGGGACCTCGCCCGACGGCTGCCCGACGGCGCGTACGAGTTCGTCGGCCGCGCCGACGCCCAGGTCAAGCTGCGCGGGTTCCGGGTGGAGCCCGGCGAGGTGGAGGCCGCGCTGGCCGCGCACCCGGACGTGGCGGACGCCGCGGTGGTGGCGCAGCCCGACCGGTCGGGCGGCAAGCGGCTGGCCGCCTTCTACACCACCGAGGGCCTGGTCTCCGCCGCCGAGCTGCGGCGCACCCTCGCCGCCGCGCTGCCCCGGTACATGGTGCCCGCCACGTTCAGCCGGCTGCCCGCGCTTCCGCTGACCCCCAACGGCAAGGTGGACCGCGCGGCGCTGGCCGCCACGCCGGTGCGCGCGCGGCCCGACCTCGACACCGACTACCGCCCGCCCGACGGCGAGCTGGAGCAGTGGCTGGCCCGGCTGTGGGCCGACGTGCTGGAGGTCGACGAGGTCGGCGTGGACGACGACTTCTTCGAGCTGGGCGGCCACTCGCTGCTCGCGACGATGATCACCACGGAGATCGCCAACGAGCGCGGCACGTTCGTCCGCGCCCGCACGTTCTACGAGAACCCCACGATCGCCGAACTGGCCGAGCACCTGGACGCGGCGGGGGGACGTCGATGA